The DNA sequence TTGATTTTAAAAGAAACAAGTTTGGTGTACCGGGTACAGTCTCTACTATTGAGTATGATCCGTACCGTAACTGTCGTATCGCATTAATTACATATGCAGACGGTGAAAAAAGATACATCTTGCAACCAAAAGGTTTAAATGTTGGCGATACAGTTGAAGCTGCAGAGTCTGGTTTGGATGTTAAACCGGGTAACACGATGAAACTCAAAAACATTCCTGTCGGTACACTTGTTCATAATGTTGAGTTAAAAGTTGGCAAAGGCGGACAAATGGTTCGTTCAGCCGGAACTTCAGCTCAGATTATGGGTCGTGACGGCAAATATGTATCTTTACGTATGCCTTCATCAGAAATGCGTTTAGTGCTTGGTGAGTGTTTAGCTACTGTAGGAATTGTTGGAAATGAAGAATTTGCTAACATTGTTATAGCAAAAGCCGGTCGTCAGCGTCACCTTGGTATTCGTCCACAGACTCGTGGTTCTGCGATGAACCCGATTGATCACCCGCATGGTGGTGGTGAAGGTAAAACGAACTCAGGTCGTCATCCGGTTACTCCTTGGGGTAAACCAACGAAGGGTGCTAAAACTCGTCGTAAGAAAGCTAGTGATAAGTTAATTATTACTCGCCGTAAACCAAATGCTAAAAGGGTAGGTTAATAATGGCTCGTTCAGTAAAAAAAGGTCCATTCGTAGATGATCATTTAATGAAAAAAGTGGAGGCTATGAAAGCCGAAGCGAAGAAAAAACCTATTAAGACATGGTCAAGAAGATCTATGATTCTTCCTGACATGGTTGGTTTGACAATAAATGTTCACAATGGTCGCCAGTTCGTTCCTGTATATGTTACAGAGAACCATATTGGTTATAAACTTGGTGAATTTGCACCAACTCGTACATTCAAGGGCCACAAGGGCTCTGTTCAGAAGAAGGGGTAGTCATGGCTAGAGCATTACTAAAATTTATCCGTGTATCACCTATCAAATCTCGTCTTATTGCACGTGAAGTGCAGGGTATGAATGCTGAAGAGGCAATGGCAGCTTTAGAATTCACTCCAAACAAGGCGGCAAAAATTATCTCTAAAGTAATTGCGTCAGCAGTTGCGAACAGCGGTAGTGAAGCTGAAGATTGTGTAATTACATCATGTCGTGTTGACAATGGTCCAGTACTTAAACGTTTCCGTCCACGTGCTCGTGGTATGGCGTCTGGTATTCGTAAACCAACAGCACATATCTTAGTAGAAGTAGAGGGTAAATAGTATGGGTCAAAAAGTTAATCCTATTGGTTTACGTCTTGGAATCAACCGTAACTGGGAATCAAGATGGTTTCCTAACTTTAAAACAGCTCCTGCTGCTTTGGGTGAAGATCACAAGATAAGAACATATTTGAAAAAAGAGCTTTACTATGCTGGTGTTTCCAACATCATCATTGAAAGAACAGTGAAAAGACTTCGTGTAACTATCGTTGCTGCTCGTCCTGGTATCATTATCGGGAAGAAAGGTGCTGATATCGAAAAACTTAAAACTGCTGTTCAAAAGTTAGTTGGTAAGTCAATCTCTATCAATATCAAAGAAGAGAAAAAAGCACAGACTTCGGCACAATTGGTTGCTGAAAATGTTGCGACTCAGTTAGAACGTCGTGTTGCATTTCGTAGAGCTATGAAAAAAGTTATGCAGGGTGCGCAGCGTTCTGGTGCAAAAGGTATCAAAGTTGCAGTTGCAGGTCGTTTAGGCGGTGCTGAAATGGCAAGAACTGAATGGTATTTGGAAGGACGTGTTCCTCTTCATACTCTTCGTGCAAAAATTGATTACGGTTTTGCCGAGGCACATACAACATACGGTATTATCGGTGTTAAAGTATGGATCTTCAAAGGGGAAGTACTGACTAAAGGTATTCCTGCAGAAGCGAAAGAAGAGAAAAAAGAGCGTCGTGGCAGAAAACCAGCCAGACGTGAAAATAGTGAAAAGGCTGAATAATCATGTTAATGCCAAAAAGAACAAAATATCGTAAAGTGATGAAAGGACGTAACCGCGGTTACGCTCGTTCTGGTTATAAATTATCTTTTGGTGACATCGCATTCAAAGCGGTAGAAGCCGGTCGTATTAACTCTCGTCAGATTGAGTCGGCTCGTATTTCTGCAACACGTCACATTAAAAGACAAGGTAAGATTTGGATTCGTGTGTTCCCTGCCAAGCCGTTAACTGCAAAACCTCTTGAAACTCGTATGGGTAAAGGTAAGGGTGCTGTTGATCAGTGGGTAATGAACATTAAACCAGGTCGTATAATCTTTGAAATGGGTGGTGTACCGGAAGAGCTTGCTCGCGAAGCATTAACTCTTGCTATGCACAAACTTCCATTCAAATGTAAAATTGTTACTGCGGAGATGAACAATGAAATATTCTGATTTAGCAGATAAAAATGCAGCAGAGCTTCAGGCGATGCTCAAAGAGAAAAAGACAGAACTGTTTACTTTAAAAATTAAACAAAAAATGATGCAATTACAAAATACTAGCGAACTTCGTGTTGCTAAAAAAGATATTGCTAGAATCAATACTGCACTTGCTGCAGTAGCAAAGTAGGGGCGGGCGATGGCTAATAAGCGTGAAATTCAAGGTAACGTAATTAAAATTGCAGGCGATAAAACAGTCACTGTACTTGTTGAACGTCGTGTAATGCATCCTCGTTATCATAAAGTTGTAAAACGTTTCAAAAAGTACCTGGTACATGATGAGCGTAATGAAGTAAAAGTCGGAGACGAGATTATTGCAATCGAGTGTCGTCCGCTTTCTAAGACTAAATCTTTTAGACTTAAATCAGTTGTAAAAGGAGCGTAGTAGTATGATACAAGGTTTTACTCGTTTAAATGTAGCTGATAATACAGGTGCTAAAGAGATTATGTGTATTAAGGTACTTGGCGGTTCCAAGCGTCGTTATGCATCAGTGGGTGACGTTATCGTTGCTTCTGTAAAAAAAGCGATCCCGACTGCCAAAGTTAAAAAAGGTAAAGTTGTAAAAGCTGTTGTTGTTAGAACGCATAAAGAAGTCCAACGTGAAAACGGTTCTTTAATCCGTTTTGATGACAATGCGGCAGTTATACTTGATGACAAGAGAGAACCAATCGGTACTCGTATCTTTGGACCAATCGGTCGTGAAGTACGTTACGCAGGATTCATGAAAATTGTATCTCTTGCTCCGGAGGTTGTGTAATGGCAAAATTTAAGTTTAAAAAAGGCGATATTGTAGAAATTATCGCTGGAGATGACAAAGGTACAAAAGCAGCTGTACTTGCGGTATTTCCTAAGAAAAACAAAGTAATCGTTGAGGGTTGTAAAATAGCGAAAAAAGCTGTTAAACCAACTGAAGAGAATACAAAAGGCGGGCATATCAAAAAAGAGATGCCAATCGATGTTTCAAACGTACGCAAAGTGGAGGCATAATAGATGGCTCGTTTAAAAGAAAAATATTTAGCGCTTAAGCCGGAAATTCAAGCAGCTTTAGATATTAAAAATGTAATGCAGATTCCTGAATTTGACAAAATTGTTATCTCTGTCGGTGCAGGTTTTGCTATGAAAGATAACAAACTCATTAAAAATATTGAAGATACTATCACTACTATAGCCGGTCAAAAAGCTTCTACTGTGATTGCGAAGAAATCTGTTGCAGGTTTTAAAGTACGTGAAGGTATGCCTGTAGGTGTTCGTGTAACACTTCGTGGTGAAAATATGTATAACTTCTTCGATCGCCTTGTTTCTATCGCACTTCCTCGTGTGAAAGATTTCCGTGGTGTTCCGAGAAATGGTTTTGACGGTCGCGGTAACTATAACTTCGGTCTTCAGGAACAACTTATTTTCCCTGAAATCAGCTATGATTCAATCATGCAGATTCATGGTATGAATATTACAATAGTAACATCTGCAGATTCAGACAAGGCGGCATTTACTCTTTTAGAGAAAATGGGAATGCCTTTTAGTAAAGGGAGCAACTAATGGCTAAGAAGTCAATGATAGCTAAAGCAAAACGTACTCCAAAATTTAAGGTACGTGGTTATACACGTTGTCAGATTTGTGGTCGTCCACACTCTGTACTGAGAGATTTTGGAATTTGTCGTATCTGTTTTAGAAAAATGGCAAATGAAGGTTTAATACCAGGTGTTAGAAAGTCTTCTTGGTAAGCCAAGAGGAAACTGCTAGCAGTCAGCAGTTACTGGAAGTTAACTATAAGTGCGGATTACTGCACGTGGGCTCTCTGCCGAAGAGAACTCAGCGTTAGCGTAGTTGGCGGAATCTAGGTGCCCCTTGAGGGTATACTTCCGACAACGTGAGTAACTACATAAAAGGAAAATATAAATGGCAATTAATGATTTAGTATCAGATGCGTTAACACGTATTCGTAATGCCGGTATGAGAAGATTACCGGTTACTACTTTGGTACACTCTAAAAGTGTAGAAGCAGTAGCAAATATCTTAGTAGACAAAGGTTACATTGAGTCTTGTAATGTAATCGAAGACGGTGTGAAAAAAACTATCAAAGTTGTACTGAAGTACGGTGAAGATGGAAAATCTGTAATCAATGAAATGAAAAGAGTTTCAAAGCCTGGACGTCGTGTTTATAAAGGTAAAGAAGATATTAAACGTTTCAAAAATGGTTACGGAACTATTATTGTAAGTACATCACATGGCGTACTACCAAATGACAAAGCATATGAGCTTGGCATTGGTGGTGAAGTTATGTGTACGGTATGGTAGGAGTATAGCATGTCAAGAATTGGAAAAAATCCTGTAGAATTTGCCAGTGACATTACTGTTACTACAAATGGAAATGTTATAACTTTTGCTAAAGGCAAAAACAGTGTTGATTTAGATACTAAAGGTTATGTGACTTTCGAAGTAGAAGGAAACACTTTAACTTTTAAAAATCTTTCAGACTCTCGTGAGCATAGAGCTTTCTGGGGAACTTTCAGAGCATTGGCCCAAAATATCGTAACAGGTTTGACTACCGGCTATGAGAAAAAACTTGAAATTAACGGTGTTGGTTACAGAGCAGCCGTTAAAGGAAAAGTTTTAAATCTTCAGCTTGGTTTCTCTCATGATATCAATTATGAGTTACCTGAAGGTTTGGAAGCAAGCGTTGAAAAGAATGTGATAACTCTTAAAAGCCATGACAAACAAATGTTGGGTCAGGCAGCTGCAGAGATCAGATCATTCCGTCCACCAGAGCCTTACAAAGGTAAAGGTGTTAAATACATAGATGAGCATATCGTGCGTAAAGCCGGTAAAACTGCTAAGAAATAAGGGAGGAAGATAGATGAATGCTAAAGTATTAAAAAGCAAAATTGCGAATCGTTTAAAACGTAAGCGTCGTATCCGTGCAAAAATATCTGGTAGTGCTGAACTTCCTCGTGTTTCTGTATTTAAATCAAACCGTTACTTAAGTGTACAGGCAATTGATGATGCAACTGCAACAACAATTTGTTCACTACACTCAAAGGCTACTGGTCACAAAGCTAATAAAGAAGGTGCTGCTGCACTTGGTGAGGCATTTGCTGCCAAACTCAAAGAAGCAAACATCTCTGAGATTGTATTTGACCGTAATGGTTACCAATATCACGGCGTAATTGCTGCATTTGGTGACGCAATTCGTGCAAACGAAATCAAGTTCTAGGAGCACAGATGGAAATCAATAGAGATGATTTTGAAGAATCAATAGTAAATATTGGTCGTGTAACAAAAGTTGTTAAGGGTGGTAGACGTTTTCGTTTTACTGCACTTATCGTTGTTGGTGACAAAAACGGTACTGTAGGTTATGGTGTTGGTAAAGCAAAAGAGGTTCCTGATGCTATACGTAAAGCTGTAGACAATGCTTTTAAAAATTTAACAACTGTTAAGATAAAAGGTTCTACAATAGCACATGACATTGAGCATAAGTACAATGCCAGTCGTGTTTTATTAAAGCCGGCATCAGAAGGTACCGGTGTTATTGCCGGTGGAGCAGCGAGACCTGTTCTTGAACTTGCAGGGATTAAAGATATCCTTACAAAGTCAATCGGTTCAAACAATCCAAACACACTGGTACGTGCTACAATTGAAGCACTTTCTCGTATAAAAGGATAGGAAAATGGGTATTGAAAATTTACAACCTGCTCCGGGTTCAACACATTCTCGCAAACGTGTTGGGCGTGGTCAAGGTTCTGGTACTGGTAAGACTGCCGCTCGTGGTCAAAAAGGTCAGAAATCTCGTTCAGGTTACAAAAGAAAAAGAAACTTTGAAGGTGGGCAACAGCCACTTGCAAAACGTTTGCCAAAAATCGGTTTTCACTCGAAAGTGATCAAACCGTATGTGATAAACGTTGAAAAAATCAAAGCTGTAGCAGAACTTGGTGAAATTACAATGGAATCAATCCGTTCAGTTCACAAGGTTGCTTCTTCAGTGACTAAAATTAAACTAGTAGGTGCCAAAGCAAAAGATTTGGCATCGAAAATTAAAGACGAAAACGTTACAACAACAGGTAACTAGTTGTGAATAAAAATCTAGTAAATAAGATACTTATTACTATCGGTTTTTTATTTATCTACCGCCTACTGGCCTATGTGCCGGTTCCCGGCGTAGATACAGCTGTTATTGCTTCTTTCTTCGACTCACATCAATCAGACGCATTGGGATTGTTTAACATGTTCAGCGGAAATGCTGTACAGAGACTCTCTATTATTTCACTCGGCATTATGCCTTATATCACCGCCTCAATTATTATGGAGCTTTTAGCTGCAACATTTCCGACACTTGGTCAAATGAAAAAAGAGCGTGACGGTATGGTGAAATATATGCAGATTATTCGTTATGCGACTATCGTTATAACATTAATTCAGGCTGTCGGTGTCAGTGTAGGACTGCAAAGCTTAACCGGACCTACGGGCAACTCTGCAATTCTTGCCGATCACACTACATTTATCATGCTTTCTGCTGTTTCAATGCTTGCAGGTACAATGCTTTTAATGTGGATTGGTGAGCAGATTACACAAAGCGGAATCGGTAATGGTATCTCTCTTATTATCTTCGCAGGTATTGTTTCGGCAATTCCAAGAGCAATTGGTCAAACAATCGAAATGGTAAATACCGGTGCAATGAGTTTTATTATTGTCATAGCAATTCTTGCTTTGATTCTGACAACGGTAGGAATTATCATTTATGTTGAGCTTGGTGAGCGTCGTGTGCCTATAACCTATGCGAAAAAGACGATGATGCAAAACCAAAACAAACGTGTAATGAACTATATTCCTATTAAAGTGAATCTGGCGGGTGTTATCCCGGTTATCTTTGCCTCGGCAATTTTAATGTTTCCGATGACTGTGCTTTCAAGCAGTACAAATCCGGCTATTCAGGCTATTGCGGATTATCTGAATCCAAACAGTTACTTTTTTAACTTTTTGACCTTTGTGTTTGTTGTGTTTTTTGCATTCTTTTATGCCTCAATCACATTCAACGCAAAAGATATTGCGGATAATCTCAAACGTCAAGGCGGGTTTATTCCTGGTATTCGTACCGGTGATGCTACGAGAGAGTTCTTGAATGAAACGGCAAGCAGATTGACATTTACCGGAGCACTCTATCTTGGACTCGTTGCGACTCTGCCTTTTATGATTATAAAAGGGATGGGGGTACCGTTCTTCTTTGGCGGTACTGCCGTGCTGATCGTTGTGCAGGTTGCTCTTGACACAATGAGAAAAATTGAAGCTCAGATATACATGAGTAAATATGAAACTCTCAGTGCAGTTGGTCTGTAGCAATGGCTATTGCGCTTAGAAAACCTCAAGAAATTGAAAAACTTCGTGCCGCCAACAAAATTGTCGGCGGCACATTAGATCTTCTTCGTAAAAATACCAAAGTCGGTATGAGTTTAAAAGAGATGGATGCCATGGCAGAGGATTATATTCGCTCTCATGGTGCAAAACCCTCTTTTAAAGGATTGTACGGCTTCCCAAATGCGGTATGCACCTCACTCAATGAAGTTATTATTCATGGCATTCCAAGTGACTACAAACTCCAGGAAGGAGATGTTATAGGGTATGATATTGGAACAGAACTTGATGGCTGGTTCGGTGATGCCGCAATAAGTATGGGTGTCGGAGAAATCAGCAAAGAAGATGAAGATTTAATAGCCTGTGCAAAAGATACTTTGTATTATGCTATTGAAAATATCAAAGAAGGAATGCGCTTTAAAGAACTTTCCTATTTAATGGAACAGTTCATATTGGAGCGCGGTTTTGTTCCTTTACGTAATTTTTGTGGGCACGGAATAGGAAGAAAACCTCATGAAGAACCTGAAATTCCTAATTATTTGGCGGGCGGAAATGCGAAATCCGGACCGAAAATAAAAAACGGAATGGTTTTTTGTCTGGAACCTATGATATGTCAAAAAGAGCCAAAACCTGTTATCTTGGATAACGGGTGGGATGTTGTCAGTACCGACGGTTTACGCGGTTCTCACTATGAGCACACTGTCGCAGTTGTTGACGGTAAAGCTGAAATTTTATCTCTTGCGTGAGAGTTAAAGTAAGAAATTTCTTTATAAAGGACTAAAATGGCTAAAGCAGATGTTATTGAAGTTGACGGCAAGATTATAGAGGCTTTGCCGAACGCAACTTTTCGTGTTGAATTAGAAAACGGACATGTTATACTGTGTCATATCGCAGGTAAAATGCGTATGCACTATATTAAAATACTTCCAGGAGACAAAGTGAAACTTGAGTTGACACCATACTCTTTGGACAAAGGGCGTATCACCTACAGATACAAATAGGCAAAAGAGGTCTCGGCCTCTTTTTAATTTTAAAAATTCCCGGCGTTTCTTAACTCACTTATTTCCGTTTCAACCATTTCATCAATCATTATCTTAAAGAGTTCAGAGATCATATTCGGATTGACATTGAGCTCAATCGCCTTTTTTCTTACTTTCTGCATAATATCATCAATCCTGTCCTGGGCTTTTACCTCTGCCACACTCTCTTTGAAACCGGCTGCCTGACGAATTAAATGGCTGCGCTCAGATATCAGTTCAACAAGTTTTT is a window from the Sulfurimonas hydrogeniphila genome containing:
- the rplE gene encoding 50S ribosomal protein L5; protein product: MARLKEKYLALKPEIQAALDIKNVMQIPEFDKIVISVGAGFAMKDNKLIKNIEDTITTIAGQKASTVIAKKSVAGFKVREGMPVGVRVTLRGENMYNFFDRLVSIALPRVKDFRGVPRNGFDGRGNYNFGLQEQLIFPEISYDSIMQIHGMNITIVTSADSDKAAFTLLEKMGMPFSKGSN
- the map gene encoding type I methionyl aminopeptidase yields the protein MAIALRKPQEIEKLRAANKIVGGTLDLLRKNTKVGMSLKEMDAMAEDYIRSHGAKPSFKGLYGFPNAVCTSLNEVIIHGIPSDYKLQEGDVIGYDIGTELDGWFGDAAISMGVGEISKEDEDLIACAKDTLYYAIENIKEGMRFKELSYLMEQFILERGFVPLRNFCGHGIGRKPHEEPEIPNYLAGGNAKSGPKIKNGMVFCLEPMICQKEPKPVILDNGWDVVSTDGLRGSHYEHTVAVVDGKAEILSLA
- the rplO gene encoding 50S ribosomal protein L15, whose translation is MGIENLQPAPGSTHSRKRVGRGQGSGTGKTAARGQKGQKSRSGYKRKRNFEGGQQPLAKRLPKIGFHSKVIKPYVINVEKIKAVAELGEITMESIRSVHKVASSVTKIKLVGAKAKDLASKIKDENVTTTGN
- the rpmC gene encoding 50S ribosomal protein L29; its protein translation is MKYSDLADKNAAELQAMLKEKKTELFTLKIKQKMMQLQNTSELRVAKKDIARINTALAAVAK
- the infA gene encoding translation initiation factor IF-1; its protein translation is MAKADVIEVDGKIIEALPNATFRVELENGHVILCHIAGKMRMHYIKILPGDKVKLELTPYSLDKGRITYRYK
- the rpsH gene encoding 30S ribosomal protein S8, producing MAINDLVSDALTRIRNAGMRRLPVTTLVHSKSVEAVANILVDKGYIESCNVIEDGVKKTIKVVLKYGEDGKSVINEMKRVSKPGRRVYKGKEDIKRFKNGYGTIIVSTSHGVLPNDKAYELGIGGEVMCTVW
- the rpsE gene encoding 30S ribosomal protein S5 — encoded protein: MEINRDDFEESIVNIGRVTKVVKGGRRFRFTALIVVGDKNGTVGYGVGKAKEVPDAIRKAVDNAFKNLTTVKIKGSTIAHDIEHKYNASRVLLKPASEGTGVIAGGAARPVLELAGIKDILTKSIGSNNPNTLVRATIEALSRIKG
- the rplX gene encoding 50S ribosomal protein L24, translating into MAKFKFKKGDIVEIIAGDDKGTKAAVLAVFPKKNKVIVEGCKIAKKAVKPTEENTKGGHIKKEMPIDVSNVRKVEA
- the rplV gene encoding 50S ribosomal protein L22 yields the protein MARALLKFIRVSPIKSRLIAREVQGMNAEEAMAALEFTPNKAAKIISKVIASAVANSGSEAEDCVITSCRVDNGPVLKRFRPRARGMASGIRKPTAHILVEVEGK
- a CDS encoding type Z 30S ribosomal protein S14, which produces MAKKSMIAKAKRTPKFKVRGYTRCQICGRPHSVLRDFGICRICFRKMANEGLIPGVRKSSW
- a CDS encoding chorismate mutase, which produces MKKCNTLQEVRDEVDIIDKKLVELISERSHLIRQAAGFKESVAEVKAQDRIDDIMQKVRKKAIELNVNPNMISELFKIMIDEMVETEISELRNAGNF
- the rplF gene encoding 50S ribosomal protein L6, with the protein product MSRIGKNPVEFASDITVTTNGNVITFAKGKNSVDLDTKGYVTFEVEGNTLTFKNLSDSREHRAFWGTFRALAQNIVTGLTTGYEKKLEINGVGYRAAVKGKVLNLQLGFSHDINYELPEGLEASVEKNVITLKSHDKQMLGQAAAEIRSFRPPEPYKGKGVKYIDEHIVRKAGKTAKK
- the rplR gene encoding 50S ribosomal protein L18, which produces MNAKVLKSKIANRLKRKRRIRAKISGSAELPRVSVFKSNRYLSVQAIDDATATTICSLHSKATGHKANKEGAAALGEAFAAKLKEANISEIVFDRNGYQYHGVIAAFGDAIRANEIKF
- the rplP gene encoding 50S ribosomal protein L16 — its product is MLMPKRTKYRKVMKGRNRGYARSGYKLSFGDIAFKAVEAGRINSRQIESARISATRHIKRQGKIWIRVFPAKPLTAKPLETRMGKGKGAVDQWVMNIKPGRIIFEMGGVPEELAREALTLAMHKLPFKCKIVTAEMNNEIF
- the rpsC gene encoding 30S ribosomal protein S3 — protein: MGQKVNPIGLRLGINRNWESRWFPNFKTAPAALGEDHKIRTYLKKELYYAGVSNIIIERTVKRLRVTIVAARPGIIIGKKGADIEKLKTAVQKLVGKSISINIKEEKKAQTSAQLVAENVATQLERRVAFRRAMKKVMQGAQRSGAKGIKVAVAGRLGGAEMARTEWYLEGRVPLHTLRAKIDYGFAEAHTTYGIIGVKVWIFKGEVLTKGIPAEAKEEKKERRGRKPARRENSEKAE
- the secY gene encoding preprotein translocase subunit SecY; translated protein: MNKNLVNKILITIGFLFIYRLLAYVPVPGVDTAVIASFFDSHQSDALGLFNMFSGNAVQRLSIISLGIMPYITASIIMELLAATFPTLGQMKKERDGMVKYMQIIRYATIVITLIQAVGVSVGLQSLTGPTGNSAILADHTTFIMLSAVSMLAGTMLLMWIGEQITQSGIGNGISLIIFAGIVSAIPRAIGQTIEMVNTGAMSFIIVIAILALILTTVGIIIYVELGERRVPITYAKKTMMQNQNKRVMNYIPIKVNLAGVIPVIFASAILMFPMTVLSSSTNPAIQAIADYLNPNSYFFNFLTFVFVVFFAFFYASITFNAKDIADNLKRQGGFIPGIRTGDATREFLNETASRLTFTGALYLGLVATLPFMIIKGMGVPFFFGGTAVLIVVQVALDTMRKIEAQIYMSKYETLSAVGL
- the rplB gene encoding 50S ribosomal protein L2; this translates as MAIKTYRPITPSRRFYTNVDSSDITAKASVRSLLVKLPTTAGRNNNGRITSRHKQAGAKKLYRIIDFKRNKFGVPGTVSTIEYDPYRNCRIALITYADGEKRYILQPKGLNVGDTVEAAESGLDVKPGNTMKLKNIPVGTLVHNVELKVGKGGQMVRSAGTSAQIMGRDGKYVSLRMPSSEMRLVLGECLATVGIVGNEEFANIVIAKAGRQRHLGIRPQTRGSAMNPIDHPHGGGEGKTNSGRHPVTPWGKPTKGAKTRRKKASDKLIITRRKPNAKRVG
- the rpsQ gene encoding 30S ribosomal protein S17 — protein: MANKREIQGNVIKIAGDKTVTVLVERRVMHPRYHKVVKRFKKYLVHDERNEVKVGDEIIAIECRPLSKTKSFRLKSVVKGA
- the rpsS gene encoding 30S ribosomal protein S19, with product MARSVKKGPFVDDHLMKKVEAMKAEAKKKPIKTWSRRSMILPDMVGLTINVHNGRQFVPVYVTENHIGYKLGEFAPTRTFKGHKGSVQKKG
- the rplN gene encoding 50S ribosomal protein L14; amino-acid sequence: MIQGFTRLNVADNTGAKEIMCIKVLGGSKRRYASVGDVIVASVKKAIPTAKVKKGKVVKAVVVRTHKEVQRENGSLIRFDDNAAVILDDKREPIGTRIFGPIGREVRYAGFMKIVSLAPEVV